A single Nicotiana tabacum cultivar K326 chromosome 5, ASM71507v2, whole genome shotgun sequence DNA region contains:
- the LOC107783718 gene encoding uncharacterized protein LOC107783718 yields the protein MDPCPFVRIVIGNLALKFPAEHKLSSSTVFDCKFKLRGFSTQVSTISAFVQDPILDNRTHSCFNLNKTELDKLVEKSTAKGKTCSLKIEIFARKKGIGCGLLNGGKLLGSVIVDLKGLESDGRRGVVIQNEWVLVGGSSTAAQLHLNVKAEPDPRFVFQFDGEPECSPQVFQVNGNVKQPVFTCKFSFRNNGDRNLRSRSSLSKPSTSTSCFNSCTSDKESSPLKERKGWSITIHDLSGSPIAAASMVTPFVPSQGSSNVSRSNPGAWLILRPGNGTWKPWGRLEAWQERGGDLGYRFEIIPDGATDAITLSNSTISTKNGGKFGVDITNGATPLTSPNSSFDLCSGSGSGSDFGSAPGSGSWAQLLYRGFVMSSTVEGEGKCSKPEVVVGVQHVNCVEDAAAFVALAAAMDLSMDACQSFTKKLRKELRQSDQE from the exons ATGGATCCGTGTCCTTTTGTGAGAATAGTTATCGGAAACTTAGCCTTGAAGTTTCCGGCGGAACATAAACTCTCCTCAAGTACGGTTTTTGATTGTAAATTCAAGCTTAGAGGTTTCTCCACACAAGTTTCAACCATCTCAGCTTTTGTTCAAGATCCAATTTTGGACAACAGAACTCACTCTTGTTTCAACTTGAACAAAACAGAACTTGACAAACTGGTCGAAAAATCAACTGCCAAAGGAAAAACTTGCAGCTTAAAGATTGAAATTTTTGCACGGAAGAAGGGGATTGGTTGTGGGTTATTGAATGGTGGGAAGCTATTGGGGAGTGTAATAGTGGATTTAAAGGGGTTGGAAAGTGATGGTCGGAGAGGAGTTGTGATTCAGAATGAATGGGTTTTGGTTGGTGGATCTAGTACTGCAGCACAATTGCATTTGAATGTGAAAGCTGAACCTGATCCAAGATTTGTTTTCCAGTTTGATGGTGAACCTGAGTGTAGTCCTCAAGTTTTTCAAGTCAATGGCAATGTTAAACAACCTGTTTTTACTTGCAAGTTCAGTTTCAGGAATAATGGTGACAGGAATTTGAGATCAAG ATCTTCACTATCAAAACCAAGTACATCAACAAGCTGCTTTAATTCTTGCACATCTGATAAAGAATCATCGCCGCTAAAAGAGCGAAAGGGATGGTCAATCACAATTCATGATCTCTCTGGCTCACCAATTGCCGCAGCATCTATGGTTACACCATTTGTCCCATCACAGGGTTCAAGTAATGTCAGCAGATCAAACCCCGGGGCGTGGCTCATCCTTCGCCCAGGCAACGGTACATGGAAGCCGTGGGGCCGCTTAGAAGCATGGCAAGAGCGCGGTGGTGACCTCGGTTATCGCTTTGAAATCATCCCTGATGGTGCTACTGATGCCATAACTTTGTCCAATTCAACTATCAGCACCAAGAATGGTGGGAAATTTGGTGTAGACATCACCAATGGTGCTACCCCATTGACTAGTCCAAACAGCAGCTTTGACTTATGCTCGGGTTCTGGATCCGGGTCGGATTTCGGGTCAGCACCCGGATCCGGGTCGTGGGCACAACTCTTGTACCGTGGTTTCGTGATGTCGTCCACGGTGGAGGGTGAGGGAAAATGCAGCAAGCCAGAGGTGGTTGTCGGGGTGCAGCACGTGAACTGCGTGGAGGATGCTGCAGCTTTCGTTGCATTGGCAGCTGCCATGGATCTTAGTATGGATGCTTGTCAGTCTTTTACTAAGAAGCTCCGGAAAGAGTTGAGACAGTCGGATCAAGAATGA